Below is a window of Streptomyces sp. WMMB303 DNA.
GCAGCTCGGCGTCACCAAGGCCGCGCTCTACTACCACTTCAAGACCAAGGAGGACCTGGTCACCAGCCTCTTCGAGGACCTGGTGCTGGGCCCGGCCGACGAGGTGATCGCCTGGGCCGAGGCGCGGCAGCCGACCACCCTGGAGACGAAGCTGGAGATCCTCAACCGCTACAGCGCGTGCATCAGCAAGGCCACCCCGCTCGTCCGGTTCATGCACGAGAACCAGGCCGCGCTGCGCGAGCTGTCCGTGGGCGAGCAGATGAAGGCGCGGATGTTCACCCTGCTGAAGCTGATCAAGGACGAGGACGCCGCCCTGTCCGACCAGGTGCGCTGCAGCTCGGCCCTGTTCACCATGCACTCGTCGCTCTTCGCGCTGGAGAGCTCCGGCGCGGGTGTCGAGGAGAAGCGCCGGGCCGCCCTGGAGGTCGCCCGGGAACTGGTCACCTCGGCCCACCACCACGGCCCGGCGCCGCGGCCCGGCGCGGAGACGAGCAGCGCCCGTCACGGATGACGGGCGCTGCTGCCGACTCCGGCACGTCCCCTGAGCCGGAGTGTCCTGTGGTGGCGCGGGCCGCACGGCACCGACCGGCGGTCGGCGCCGCGGCGGGCCGCACCGTGGGGGCGTGGGTCAGAAGGTGACGCCGACCGCCCGCATGGCCGCCACCGGGTCGACCGCCGTGCCGTAGTTCGGACCCTTGCGGATCTCGAAGTGCAGGTGCGGCCCCGAGGAGTTACCGGTGTTGCCGGACTTGGCTATGTCCTGTCCGGTCTTGATCTGCTGACCGGGCTTGACGTTGATCTGCGACAGGTGCGCGTACTGCGAGTACGCACCGTTGTCGTGCCGGATCACGATGGCGTTGCCGTACGCGGGGCCGTCACCGGCGCCGTTCGGGCCGGCCTTGACCACGGTGCCCTTGTGCACGGCCTTGACCGGGGTGCCGACGCCCACGGCGAAGTCCTGGCCGGAGTGGTTGTGCGCCCAGCGGCCGCCTGCCTTGCCGTAGGAGGCGCTCAGCTCGTACTCGCCGCCGACCGGCGTGATCCAGGACGCCTGCAGCCGCTTGGCGTCCCGGGCGGCCTTCCGGGCCGCACGCTTCTCCGCCTCGGCCGCGCGCTTCTTCGCCTCGGCTGCGCGCTTCTCGGCCTTCTCGGCGGCCGCGAGGGCCTTGCGGTGCGCGTCGGCCTGCTGCTGCGTGGACTTCGCGAGGCTGCTCGCCGTGCCGGTCGCGAAGATGTCGTGCTGGGCCGTGTTCGCCTCGGCCTTCGCGGCCGCCAGCGCCGTGCCGGCCCCCAGGGCCATCGACGCGCCCATTCCGACGGCCAGCGCCGTCGTGTAGGTACGGGCGCGGTTGGTGGTCCTCGACATCGCCATAGGGGTGCTACCTCCGGAAGGGGGTTCGTGGAGTGCGCCTCGAAGCGGACGCGCCACCTTGGTAACCCGCCCGAAAAGGGGCATCAAGGACCCCTTCTACTAAAGAGCCCCGTACCAGGAGGAGAGACCCAGGTCACTCCGCGCCGCCGCGCCGGGCCCCGCCCGGAAGGCCGGACCCCGCGCGGCGGCTCCCGGTCTCCTATCGGGCCTCGTAGTCCCGCCGGACCCTGTGCCGCACCTCACGGCGGACCCGCGCCGGACGTGGCCCGGCTCATATGGCCCCGCTCACTCGGCAGGCCCCGGAGGGAGGAGGGGGCCGTCATCGACGCGGCGTACCGACCCCTCTACGCTTGCTCGCCGTACGCGGCTCCGTACTGCGGGGAGTCGAGCGCCGAACGGGGGGGGTTGGGGATGGACGCGGGGGTCGTCGGGCTGCGCATCGCCTCCAGCGTGCTGGCACCGCTGGTCAAGCGGCTGTTCATCGCGGAGGGCGCGGGCGCCGGACTGGTGGACCGGCCGGTACGCGTCGCACGGCTGGTCTCCTTCACGGGCGAAGCCCGTGAGCTGGGCCGGCGGCAGCTGGAGAAGCTCGCCCGGGAGCTGGTCCACCGGGCGGTACAGGGCATCGGACCGCACGAGGCCCCCTCGCCCGGCGAGGCGGAGCGGGCAGCGGAGCGGCTCGCCGACACCCTGCACGCGCTCGGGGACATCGGCCTGAGCGACGTGGAGGCGGTCAGCCTCGGCCACACCGACTTCGCCCGTGCCCTCCGGGCACAGGCCGCCATGGACGACCCCCACCGGGACGCCACCCCCGCGGAGGAGGCGCTCCACCAGCGGGTGCTGGAGACGGCATGCCTGCACATCCTGCACTTCCTCACCCAGCGCTCCACCTTCGTGGCCCGCACCCTGGTCGAGCAAAGCCGCAGGCTGGGAGACCTGGTCACCCTCGTCGACGTCCTGATCGAGCGCGTCCCCTCCCAGTCCGCGCAGGACGCCGGGTTCGAGCAGCAGTACGCCCGCTACATCGTCAACCGGCACCGCACCGTCACCATCTACGGCATCGACGTCCAGCAGGCCAACGAGTGGCCGCTGGACACCGCCTATCTGAGTCTGGAAGCCGTCACGAGCGGCCGCAGCGCCACACCCTTCGAGGGCCGGGAGAGCTGGTCGGCCGGCTCCCCCGCCGACGACCCGCAATCCGCCGACCGCGCCTTGGCCGGGCACCGGCGGGTGCTGCTGCGCGGCGTCGCGGGCTCCGGCAAGACCACGCTCGTCCAGTGGCTGGCCGTGGCGACGGCCCGCCAGTCCCAGCTGACCGGGCGGCTCGCGCACCTGATCGGCCGGGTGCCCTTCGTGCTGCCGCTGCGCACCCTCACCCGCGCGGGCGGTGCGCTGCCGGTGCCGGCCGACTTCCTGTCCGCCGTGAGCTGCCCGCTGACCGGCGCCCAGCCCGGCGGCTGGGCGGACCGCGTCCTGGCGGCCGGGCGCGGGGTCCTGCTGGTCGACGGGATCGACGAGGTCCCGGAGGAAGAGCGGGCCCGCACCCGCGACTGGCTGCGCGAGCTGACCCTGGCCTACCCGGACAACCTCGTCATGGTCACCTCCCGGCCCAGCGCCGTACAGGAGGACTGGCTGGACCGCGCCGACTTCACCGAGCTGTCCCTCTCCCCGCTGCGCCCCGCCGACGTCGACCTGTTCATCGACCGCTGGCACACGGCGGCCGAGGCGGACGCCGAGCTGGGCGGCGCCCTGCGTACCGCGGTGCGCGCCAGAGCCGACCTCTCCCTGCTGGCCACCAACCCGCTGATGTGCGGCCTGATCTGTGCGCTGCACCGGGAGCGGCGCGGCTTCCTGCCGCGCGGCCGCAAGGCGCTCTACGACGCGGCGCTGTCCATGCTGCTGGAGCGACGCGACCGGGAGCGGGCCGTGTACGCGGCGCATCCGGCGCGCGTCGAGCTGGACGAGGAGACCCAGGTCGAACTGGTGCAGAAGCTGGCCTACTGGCTGATCCGCAACGGCCGCTCCGAGATGGCGCAGGAGGACGCGGTCGAACTGGTGGAGCGGATGCTGCCCGCGATGCCGTACGTCGCCGAGCAGGGCTCGGCCGCGGAGATCTTCCGCTTCCTGCTGGTGCGCTCCGGACTGCTGCGCGAGCCCGCCCCCGGGGCCGTCGACTTCGTGCACCGCACCTTCCAGGACTTCCTGGGCGCCAAGGCCGCCGTCGAGGAGCGGGATTTCGGCGTCCTGGTGGCGAACGCGCACCTGGACCAGTGGGAGGACGTGGTGCGGATGGCGGTCGCCCACGCCCGGCCCGACGAGCGGGCCCGGCTGCTGTGCGGGTTGGTGGAGCGCGGCGACGCCGAGCCGGAGTGCCGGACCCGGCTGCATCTGCTGGCCATGGCCTCGCTGGAGCAGGCCACCAAGCTGGACCCGGGGACCCGGGCGGCGGTCGAGGAACGGGCCAGGGAGCTGATCCCGCCACGGAGCATCGACGAGGCCAAGGAGCTGGCACCGCTGGGCGGAGTGGTGCTGGACCTGCTGGGGGAGACGGCGGACCTGCCGGCGGACGAAGCGATGGCCGTCGCGCACACCGCCGCCCAGATGGGCACCGACGCGGCGCTCGTGCTGCTGCAGCGGTTCCTGGCCCACCCCTCGAACGGGGTGCTCCAGCAACTGGCCGGGCACTGGGACCGGTTCGACACCGACACCTACGCGCGGGAGATCCTCGCCCACCTCCCGGACCGACGACCGGTACGGGTCACCGCGAGCACCCGGGAACACCTCGCCTGGGTACGGAACCTGACCCCGCGGTCGACCCTGCGCATCCGCGGCACGTTCGGCGAGGAGGAGATCGTCGCGGCTCACCCGTCCCCCGGGGAACTGGTCGAGCTGAGCCTCGCCCACAACGCCGCACTCGACCGGCTCGACCTGGTTCAGGCGTTCCCGCACCTGGACGCGGTGGAGCTGCGCGAGTGCCCGGTGACCGACCTGTCGCCGCTGACAGGGCTGCCGCTCCGCACGCTGTACCTGTGGAACGTGCGGACCCTGCGGGAGCCAACGGGCCTCGGAGAGCTGACCGGCCTGCGCACGCTGGCACTCCGCGAGGGGACTCTCTGCCCGGAGATGGTGCGGCTCGCGCCCCTCACGGCACTGGAGACGCTCCTCCTCCCCGAGGACACCCGGACCCTCCGCGGCATCTCGACGCTCCGGAACCTGCGCGTGCTGAACCTCTTCCAGGTGCCGCACCGGCTCCCGGAGGAGGACTGGAGGGAGGTGGCCGGACTCCCCCGGCTCCGGGAGCTCACCTGTGAGCCCCATCACCTGGCGGGCCTGCACGCCTCCGGGGTGCGGCTCACGGAGCTGGAGGGGCTGTATGTGCCCCTCGGCGGGAGACCGCTCGACGCATGGCCGCTGCCGGCCACCTTCCCCGCGCTGGAACATCTCTCCCTCACCGAAGCGCCCGCCGCGCCCGGCCTCGCTCCGCTGGCCGGGCTCCCCCGGCTCCAGCACCTCACTCTCTTCCGTCCCCCCAGCTCCCTCGACCTCAGCTCTCTCCCCTCGCACATCGAGGTCGACATCCTGCCGCGCCCCCGCCGGGGCTGACCGGGACGCAGGGTGACCGGATCCACACGGACGGCCTACGCTGGTCATCGACCAGTCAACGAACCGCCGAGCGCCCCCGTCCACCGTCATCGCCGCCCGCCGACCACCGTGCCCGCCCACAGCCCACCGTCGTCGCCCTCGACAGGGAGTCCCCGACGTATGGACCCCGCCGTCCGACTCGCCTCGACCGTCGCCGATCCGCATGTCAGCCAACTCCTGCTCCCCGTCGAGTCCACCCCCGACCAGGCCCAGTCCGAGGGGGAGCTGCTGGCCCGGCTCGTCTCCTTCCGGGGCGAGAACCCGCCGCTGTCCTACGAGTCGCTGCTCTCACTCGCCCGGGAACTGGTGGGCCTCGCCGCGCCCGCACACCGGCTGCCGCACCTGGACGAGGGGCCCGTCGCCGCGATACTCGCCCGCACCCTGTGGATCATCGGGGAGCTCGACACCACCGATGAGCAGGCGGTCCGGCTGGGGCCGCAGGACTTCGCCCGCAAGCTGCGCTCCGCGCTCCCGGGCGCCGACCGCGAACTGTCCACGGACGCGGCCTGGTTCCACGACCGGCTGCTGGTCACCGTCTGCCTGCACCTGCTGCACCACCTCATCCGCCGCTCCCCCCTCCTCTCCGACCGCATGCCGGAACGCGCCCACCGGATACGCCAGTTGATCGACCTGAACGATGTGGAGGCCGTACGGGGCCGACCGGAGCCCTCCGCCGTGGACGCCGAGTTCGAGGCCCGCTACGCCCGTTCCATTGCCGAGCAGTACAACCGGGTGACCATCTACGGGATCGATCTGCCCAACCCCAACACCCCGGACAACTGGTCGCTGGACGCCACCTATCTCAGCCTCAGCGCCGAGTTCGACAGCCCGGACCGGCGCGAGGAGGACGGGGGCAGCGGCGAGCCGGTGCTTCCCGCCGACCGCGCGCTGGGCGGCCACGAGCGGGTGCTGCTGCGCGGTGTGGCCGGGTCGGGCAAGACGACGCTCGTGCAGTGGCTGGCCGTCTCCGCGGCACGCGATGTGCTGCCGCCCGAACTGGCCTCGTTGCGCGGCCGGATCCCGCTCGTGCTGCCGGTGCGCCGGTTCGCCCGCGAGGGGTTCCCCTCCCCGGACGACTTCCTGCGGGCCGTGCGCCATCCGCTGGCCGACGAGGCGCCCGACGGCTGGGTGGCCCGGGTGCTCACCGAGGAGCGGGGGCTGCTGCTGGTCGACGGGATCGACGAGGTGCCCGAGTCCGAGCGGGCCGCGCTGCGGCACCAGCTGCGCCGCCTGATGCGGATCTACTCGGGCAACTTCTGCCTGGTGACCGCGCGGCCCTCGGCCGTGGAGGCGAACTGGCTGGCCGACGAGGGCTTCGACGAGCTGGCGCTGGCTCCCATGAGCCGCGACCAGGTGGCCGCCTTCATCACCGCCTGGCACACCGCGGCCGCCGACGACGAGGGCAAGGACCACCGGCGGCTGGCCGACTACCGCGACCAGCTCCTCTCCTCCATCCCGCTCTACCGCGAACTGCGCGGCCTGGCGACCAACCCGCTGATGTGCGGGCTGATCTGCGCCCTCAACCGGGACCGGTCCGGCTCGCTGCCGCAGGGGCGCAAGGAGCTGTACGAGGCCGCGATGGAGATGCTCCTGCAGCGCCGCGACCCCGAGCGCCGCGTCCTGTACGCCGACGCCGTGAAGCTGCGGCGCGGCGCCCGCGAGCGGCTGCTGCGCAAGCTCGCCTACCGGATGCTGGTCGGCCGGCGGGCGGAACTGACCATGGACGAGGCGCTGGAGGAGATCGCCCGGCAGCTCCCCGCCATCCCCTCCACCTCCGGCCAGGGCCGGCCCGAGGACATCTTCAATCATCTGCTGCTGCGTACCGGGCTGCTGCGCGAGCAGTCCGACCGCTCGGTCGAGTTCGTCCACCGCACCGTGCAGGACTACCTCGCCGCCAAGGAGTCCGTCGAGCAGGGCGCCTTCGACATGCTGCTCGACCACGCGCACGAGACCGAGTGGGAGGAGGTCATCCGGATGGCCGTCGCGCACTCCCGCCCCGCGGAGTGCGCACGGCTGCTGGGCGGGCTGCTGGCGCCCGGACGCAAGGGCATGCAGCGCAACCGGCGGCGGCTGCTGGCGGCCGCCTGCCTGGAGCATGTGACGGAGCTCGACCCGGAGACCCACGCCCGCATCCGCCGCGAGACCCGCAACATGGTGCGGCCCACCACCCTGGAGGGCGCCCGCAGTCTGGGGTGGGTGGGGCCCATCGTGCTGGAGATGCTGCCGGACCCCGGCACCGTCCCCGACCGGGAGGCGCACCGGCTCGCCGTGACCACCACCCGGATCAACGACGACGCGGCCATCCACTACCTCGCCCAGCTGCGGAACCGGGCTTCGCTGGAGCTGCGCGCCGAGCTGGCCCGCGGCTGGCGGAACTTCGACACCGACCGGTACGCCGAGGAGATCATCGCGCACCTGGACCCGGAGGGACTGTACTTCCCGGTCTCCGACCGCTTCGAGCTGGCGGCGCTGCGGAAGCTGGGCGGGCGGGCACGGGTGCAGATCGTCGGACCGTTCACCCCCGACGAGCTGCTGGAGGGGCTCGCCCACGAGCAGCTCACCCATCTGTGGCTCGCCTATGACCTGGGCGTGCCGATGGGGTGGCTGGCGGCCTTCCCGCACCTGACGACCCTGCGCGTCAACCCGCGGCTGCCCCGGGTCAGCGGGGTGCCCGACGGCATCCGCATCCTGTCCTGAGGGCGCCCGGCGGTTTCGAGCGCCCTGCCGGCGGAGGGCCGGGACGCCGCGGGCCGGAAACACCGGTGGGGACCGACCCGGCACGGGTCGGTCCCCACTCGGATGATCCGGCGTACAGGCCCTGCGGCCGTCACGCCTCCTTGCTGAGGTTGGGTCCGCCGCCCGCGGCGGACTCCACCGGAGGAGCGTCCGGCAGTGCGGACTTCTCCTCGCCGCGGAAGGTGAAGGTCTTGCCCTCGCCCTCGCCCTCGGTGTCCACGACCACGATGTGACCGGGCCGCAGCTCGCCGAAGAGGATCTTCTCCGACAGGATGTCCTCGATCTGGCGCTGGATCGTCCGGCGCAGCGGCCGGGCGCCCATCACCGGGTCGTAGCCCTTCTCGGCGAGCAGCTCCTTGGCCTCGGTGCTCAGCTCGATGCCCATGTCGCGGTCCTTCAGCCGCTCGTCCACCTGCGAGATCATCAGGTCGACGATGCGGATGATGTCGTCCTGCGTGAGCTGGTGGAAGACGACCGTGTCGTCGACACGGTTGAGGAACTCCGGCCGGAAGTGCTGCTTGAGCTCGTCGTTGACCTTCGCCTTCATCCGCTCGTATCCCGCGCGGACATCGCCCTGGGCGGTGAAGCCGAGGTTGAAGCCCTTGGAGATGTCCCGGGTGCCGAGGTTGGTCGTCATGATGATGACCGTGTTCTTGAAGTCCACGACCCGGCCCTGGGAGTCGGTCAGCCGACCGTCCTCCAGGATCTGCAGCAGCGAGTTGAAGATGTCCGGGTGGGCCTTCTCGACCTCGTCGAAGAGGACCACGGAGAACGGCTTGCGACGCACCTTCTCGGTGAGCTGGCCGCCCTCCTCGTAGCCGACGTAGCCGGGCGGGGAGCCGAAGAGCCGCGAGACGGTGTGCTTCTCGCCGAACTCCGACATGTCGAGGGAGATCAGCGCCTCCTCGTCCCCGAACAGGAACTCGGCCAGCGTCTTGGACAGCTCCGTCTTACCCACGCCGGAGGGACCGGCGAAGATGAACGAGCCACCGGGGCGCTTGGGGTCCTTCAGGCCCGCACGGGTGCGCCGGATCGCCTGGGAGAGCGCCTTGATGGCGTCCTCCTGGCCGATGACGCGCTTGTGCAGCTCGTCCTCCATGCGCAGGAGCCGGCTGGACTCCTCCTCGGTGAGCTTGAAGACCGGGATACCGGTGGCCGTGGCCAGGACCTCGGCGATCAGCTCCTCGTCCACCTCGGCGACGACGTCCATGTCGCCGGCCTTCCACTCCTTCTCCCGCTTGGCCTTCTCGGCCAGCAGCTGCTTCTCCGTGTCCCGGAGAGAGGCGGCCTTCTCGAAGTCCTGCGAGTCGATCGCGGACTCCTTGTCCCGGCGCACGTTCGCGATCTTCTCGTCGAACTCACGCAGGTCCGGCGGAGCGGTCATCCGGCGGATGCGCATCCGGGAGCCGGCCTCGTCGATCAGGTCGATCGCCTTGTCGGGCAGGTAGCGGTCCGAGATGTAGCGGTCGGCGAGGGTGGCCGCGCCGACCAGGGCCGCGTCGGTGATGGAGACGCGGTGGTGCGCCTCGTACCGGTCGCGCAGGCCCTTGAGGATCTCGATGGTGTGCGGCAGCGACGGCTCCGCGACCTGGATGGGCTGGAAGCGGCGCTCGAGGGCCGCGTCCTTCTCCAGGTACTTGCGGTACTCGTCCAGCGTCGTGGCACCGATGGTCTGCAGCTCGCCGCGGGCCAGCATCGGCTTGAGGATGCTCGCCGCGTCGATGGCGCCCTCGGCGGCGCCCGCGCCGACCAGGGTGTGCAGCTCGTCGATGAACAGGATGATGTCGCCGCGCGTACGGATCTCCTTGAGCACCTTCTTCAGGCGCTCCTCGAAGTCGCCCCGGTAGCGGGAGCCGGCGACCAGCGCGCCCAGGTCGAGGGTGTAGAGGTGCTTGTCCTTGAGGGTCTCGGGCACCTCGCCCTTGACGATGGCCTGCGCCAGCCCCTCGACGACGGCGGTCTTGCCGACGCCGGGCTCACCGATGAGCACGGGGTTGTTCTTCGTACGGCGGGACAGGACCTGCATGACCCGCTCGATCTCCTTCTCGCGCCCGATGACCGGGTCGAGCTTGGACTCGCGGGCGGCCTGCGTGAGATTGCGGCCGAACTGGTCCAGCACCAGCGAGGTGGACGGCGTGCCCTCGGCGGGTCCGCCGGCCGTGGCGGCTTCCTTGCCACCGGAGTAACCGGACAGGAGCTGGATCACCTGCTGGCGCACCCGGTTCAGGTCGGCGCCCAGCTTGACGAGGACCTGGGCGGCGACGCCCTCGCCCTCGCGGATCAGCCCCAGCAGGATGTGCTCGGTACCGATGTAGTTGTGGCCGAGCTGAAGGGCTTCGCGGAGCGACAGCTCCAGCACCTTCTTGGCACGAGGAGTGAAAGGGATGTGGCCGGACGGCGCCTGCTGGCCCTGTCCGATGATCTCCTCCACCTGCTGGCGGACAGCCTCAAGCGAGATCCCGAGGCTCTCCAGTGCCTTAGCGGCGACACCCTCACCCTCGTGGATCAGGCCCAGAAGGATGTGCTCGGTGCCGATGTAGTTGTGGTTGAGCATCCGGGCTTCTTCCTGAGCCAGGACGACAACCCGCCGCGCGCGGTCGGTGAACCTCTCGAACATCGTTAATCGCTCCTCAGAGCGGTCAGGCAGTGAGGGGACGCTCCCCTCGCTGTCCTTCCGCAGCTTAGTCCCGCAACGGGGGACCGCTCATTCCAACTGCCGACTGCGGCCCGGTCGACCCGGTCGATCATGCGCCTCCTGCCCGGACAGCCGACACCAGTTCCAACCCGATGGTGCGAGACGATGTTCCCGCAGGCCAGGCGTATTCACCTGGATCCACTACGCCGAAGGCGAACACCTCCGCACCGGCACCCTGGCCGTGCGGTGGCACCTGTCACTCCGCACCCCCGATCCGCCGCCGCCACCTGGGGCTTCCTGGCTGTCAGAGCCTTCTTACCCGCTCGGTGTGACAATCCATGCGGCTTCGGCCGGATACGGCACCCCGCATCCGCTGAGGGCGAACAGACGAGTGCCCTTTCCGTGGACACCGCAGGAGCGGCACACCGGGTGACGCGGCACAGCGGCGCGTGACGGGGCCGATGCGCGACGGACCCGCCGACCGGCGGTCGGCAGGCCCCTGGGGAGGCCGCCACGAGGGGGCCTCCCGAACCGGGACGGCCATCGGGGTCAGGGTCGGCCCGTGAGCCGGGACGCCTCAGCCGTTGGCCTTCTCGTACGCCTCGCGAATGCTGGCCGGAACACGGCCGCGGTCATTGACCTCGTAACCCTGCTCCTTGGCCCACGCGCGGATCTTCGCGGTGTCCTGGCTGCTGCTGGAACCCGATCCGGAGCGGCTCCCCTTTCCACGCGAGGAACGGCCGCCGGTGCGCCGGCCACCCTTCAGATAGGGCTCCAGAGCGGATCGGAGCTTGTCCGCATTAGCGGTCGTGAGGTCGATCTCGTAGGACTTACCGTCCAGCGCGAACGTCACCGTCTCGTCCGCCTCGCCGCCCTCGAGGTCGTCGACAAGAAGAACCTGAACCTTCTGTGCCACCTGCTACTCCCATTCGTCCTGGATAACGGATTACAGATACCGACGTGGAAAGCAAACCGCTTTTCTCCGGGAAACACAAACCCTGTGCCGAGTTTGACCGTCGGCTCCGCTGGGATTGGCGGGATCTTTCGGACATAGTGCCGGGCCTTCGCCCCCGGTTCACAGATGCAGCAGCATCCGGCTGTTGCCCAAGGTGTTGGGCTTCACCCGTTCGAGACCGAGGAACTCGGCCACGCCCTCGTCGGGGGAACGCAGCAGCTCGCTGTAGACATCACCGTCCACCGGCGCCTCGCCGATCTCCGTGAAGCCGTGCTTGGCGAAGAACTCGACTTCGAAGGTGAGGCAGAAAATGCGCCGCACCCCGATCCAGCGGGCGGTACGCAGAAGCTTCTCCAGCAGCAGATGCCCGACGCCGGTTCCGCGCCGGGAACTGTCCACGGCCAGGGTCCGGACC
It encodes the following:
- a CDS encoding TetR/AcrR family transcriptional regulator, which gives rise to MSRGNTRQRIQDIALELFAERGYEKTSLREIAEQLGVTKAALYYHFKTKEDLVTSLFEDLVLGPADEVIAWAEARQPTTLETKLEILNRYSACISKATPLVRFMHENQAALRELSVGEQMKARMFTLLKLIKDEDAALSDQVRCSSALFTMHSSLFALESSGAGVEEKRRAALEVARELVTSAHHHGPAPRPGAETSSARHG
- a CDS encoding M23 family metallopeptidase, which produces MAMSRTTNRARTYTTALAVGMGASMALGAGTALAAAKAEANTAQHDIFATGTASSLAKSTQQQADAHRKALAAAEKAEKRAAEAKKRAAEAEKRAARKAARDAKRLQASWITPVGGEYELSASYGKAGGRWAHNHSGQDFAVGVGTPVKAVHKGTVVKAGPNGAGDGPAYGNAIVIRHDNGAYSQYAHLSQINVKPGQQIKTGQDIAKSGNTGNSSGPHLHFEIRKGPNYGTAVDPVAAMRAVGVTF
- a CDS encoding NACHT domain-containing protein, whose protein sequence is MDAGVVGLRIASSVLAPLVKRLFIAEGAGAGLVDRPVRVARLVSFTGEARELGRRQLEKLARELVHRAVQGIGPHEAPSPGEAERAAERLADTLHALGDIGLSDVEAVSLGHTDFARALRAQAAMDDPHRDATPAEEALHQRVLETACLHILHFLTQRSTFVARTLVEQSRRLGDLVTLVDVLIERVPSQSAQDAGFEQQYARYIVNRHRTVTIYGIDVQQANEWPLDTAYLSLEAVTSGRSATPFEGRESWSAGSPADDPQSADRALAGHRRVLLRGVAGSGKTTLVQWLAVATARQSQLTGRLAHLIGRVPFVLPLRTLTRAGGALPVPADFLSAVSCPLTGAQPGGWADRVLAAGRGVLLVDGIDEVPEEERARTRDWLRELTLAYPDNLVMVTSRPSAVQEDWLDRADFTELSLSPLRPADVDLFIDRWHTAAEADAELGGALRTAVRARADLSLLATNPLMCGLICALHRERRGFLPRGRKALYDAALSMLLERRDRERAVYAAHPARVELDEETQVELVQKLAYWLIRNGRSEMAQEDAVELVERMLPAMPYVAEQGSAAEIFRFLLVRSGLLREPAPGAVDFVHRTFQDFLGAKAAVEERDFGVLVANAHLDQWEDVVRMAVAHARPDERARLLCGLVERGDAEPECRTRLHLLAMASLEQATKLDPGTRAAVEERARELIPPRSIDEAKELAPLGGVVLDLLGETADLPADEAMAVAHTAAQMGTDAALVLLQRFLAHPSNGVLQQLAGHWDRFDTDTYAREILAHLPDRRPVRVTASTREHLAWVRNLTPRSTLRIRGTFGEEEIVAAHPSPGELVELSLAHNAALDRLDLVQAFPHLDAVELRECPVTDLSPLTGLPLRTLYLWNVRTLREPTGLGELTGLRTLALREGTLCPEMVRLAPLTALETLLLPEDTRTLRGISTLRNLRVLNLFQVPHRLPEEDWREVAGLPRLRELTCEPHHLAGLHASGVRLTELEGLYVPLGGRPLDAWPLPATFPALEHLSLTEAPAAPGLAPLAGLPRLQHLTLFRPPSSLDLSSLPSHIEVDILPRPRRG
- a CDS encoding NACHT domain-containing protein, whose protein sequence is MDPAVRLASTVADPHVSQLLLPVESTPDQAQSEGELLARLVSFRGENPPLSYESLLSLARELVGLAAPAHRLPHLDEGPVAAILARTLWIIGELDTTDEQAVRLGPQDFARKLRSALPGADRELSTDAAWFHDRLLVTVCLHLLHHLIRRSPLLSDRMPERAHRIRQLIDLNDVEAVRGRPEPSAVDAEFEARYARSIAEQYNRVTIYGIDLPNPNTPDNWSLDATYLSLSAEFDSPDRREEDGGSGEPVLPADRALGGHERVLLRGVAGSGKTTLVQWLAVSAARDVLPPELASLRGRIPLVLPVRRFAREGFPSPDDFLRAVRHPLADEAPDGWVARVLTEERGLLLVDGIDEVPESERAALRHQLRRLMRIYSGNFCLVTARPSAVEANWLADEGFDELALAPMSRDQVAAFITAWHTAAADDEGKDHRRLADYRDQLLSSIPLYRELRGLATNPLMCGLICALNRDRSGSLPQGRKELYEAAMEMLLQRRDPERRVLYADAVKLRRGARERLLRKLAYRMLVGRRAELTMDEALEEIARQLPAIPSTSGQGRPEDIFNHLLLRTGLLREQSDRSVEFVHRTVQDYLAAKESVEQGAFDMLLDHAHETEWEEVIRMAVAHSRPAECARLLGGLLAPGRKGMQRNRRRLLAAACLEHVTELDPETHARIRRETRNMVRPTTLEGARSLGWVGPIVLEMLPDPGTVPDREAHRLAVTTTRINDDAAIHYLAQLRNRASLELRAELARGWRNFDTDRYAEEIIAHLDPEGLYFPVSDRFELAALRKLGGRARVQIVGPFTPDELLEGLAHEQLTHLWLAYDLGVPMGWLAAFPHLTTLRVNPRLPRVSGVPDGIRILS
- a CDS encoding ATP-dependent Clp protease ATP-binding subunit — its product is MFERFTDRARRVVVLAQEEARMLNHNYIGTEHILLGLIHEGEGVAAKALESLGISLEAVRQQVEEIIGQGQQAPSGHIPFTPRAKKVLELSLREALQLGHNYIGTEHILLGLIREGEGVAAQVLVKLGADLNRVRQQVIQLLSGYSGGKEAATAGGPAEGTPSTSLVLDQFGRNLTQAARESKLDPVIGREKEIERVMQVLSRRTKNNPVLIGEPGVGKTAVVEGLAQAIVKGEVPETLKDKHLYTLDLGALVAGSRYRGDFEERLKKVLKEIRTRGDIILFIDELHTLVGAGAAEGAIDAASILKPMLARGELQTIGATTLDEYRKYLEKDAALERRFQPIQVAEPSLPHTIEILKGLRDRYEAHHRVSITDAALVGAATLADRYISDRYLPDKAIDLIDEAGSRMRIRRMTAPPDLREFDEKIANVRRDKESAIDSQDFEKAASLRDTEKQLLAEKAKREKEWKAGDMDVVAEVDEELIAEVLATATGIPVFKLTEEESSRLLRMEDELHKRVIGQEDAIKALSQAIRRTRAGLKDPKRPGGSFIFAGPSGVGKTELSKTLAEFLFGDEEALISLDMSEFGEKHTVSRLFGSPPGYVGYEEGGQLTEKVRRKPFSVVLFDEVEKAHPDIFNSLLQILEDGRLTDSQGRVVDFKNTVIIMTTNLGTRDISKGFNLGFTAQGDVRAGYERMKAKVNDELKQHFRPEFLNRVDDTVVFHQLTQDDIIRIVDLMISQVDERLKDRDMGIELSTEAKELLAEKGYDPVMGARPLRRTIQRQIEDILSEKILFGELRPGHIVVVDTEGEGEGKTFTFRGEEKSALPDAPPVESAAGGGPNLSKEA
- a CDS encoding Lsr2 family protein, with the translated sequence MAQKVQVLLVDDLEGGEADETVTFALDGKSYEIDLTTANADKLRSALEPYLKGGRRTGGRSSRGKGSRSGSGSSSSQDTAKIRAWAKEQGYEVNDRGRVPASIREAYEKANG
- a CDS encoding amino-acid N-acetyltransferase, whose amino-acid sequence is MTERAPLSEITIRRARTADVPAVRQLLDAYSRDRILLDKATVTLYEDIQEFWVAERDADAEVVGCGALHVMWEDLAEVRTLAVDSSRRGTGVGHLLLEKLLRTARWIGVRRIFCLTFEVEFFAKHGFTEIGEAPVDGDVYSELLRSPDEGVAEFLGLERVKPNTLGNSRMLLHL